A window of Candidatus Poribacteria bacterium contains these coding sequences:
- a CDS encoding sigma-70 family RNA polymerase sigma factor — protein sequence MRESDAALIQRTLDGDEGAFTTLVNKYQKWVHTLVWRKIGDFHTAEELTQDIFLKVYKKLSTLKPLDRFPGWLYVITTRHCITWLRKKQVSTTSLNAISTTELEALCYARYEAARGEEASIEHQRELVKRLLQKLPESERTVVTLYYLAEMKSEDISAFLGVSPNTVRSRLRRARKRLKAQEHLLHNVSGVFQLPPTLTQDVMREIARIKPTSPSVSKPWLPWGLSFASTFLVILMMGFGTRALSRFQQPYNLDATSEMTIELVDAPIVFELERKPDALTQFGKTDTPGKNGASGFQAESLLVAAAHAEEPDLPAAKPKWIQTKGPGGVSRAGLFLTSDQTLYAVAKTGLYRLTEGGDAWTLISPSGPNREFDPIMAERDGNLYLPTVNELLVSIDSGKTWNSLGARPEGRVRALIITDTAMYLVLRTEVFRSEDVGNHWEPIGAALQTDKGPEDIDPNFRIWDALAIDNTLFVGTSQGLFRFTNDWKKLPVPTSHGIKSLAVAEDRLYVGTIASPPHGPHAAVFYSTDLGDFWIDITPNTHEHPVKIITTVEVVPVGDLLVLKGSSGVLISDDGGETWVDPKPGPHTFGAFPIVALDENTFYGADFDGIKRSTDGGVTWHPFMTGMVNSHVPNLVALENVLYALTSTEMLKSADGGETWESVGLNTNEKTSLEGTQAKVATANGVLYTSNSEFKGVTLYHLSDAGDVFLPVEAVPDFEEDTLHTERFKKVMEAGKNNADVGKVQELLTANQERVIEEWRTNGTFTVADDTVFMEYRHKLYRWRRGETTWHDTGLEDIKGISPIEGKGFTLAVSGNTIYAGKREGNLFLSQDSGDTWRDVTENLVFPFGYFKEIRFAGSTVYVSTDMGVMRSNDGEAWHVLTDADGNRLIMDRIAVVGASAYGVCDSGVYQVDNPKNAWKQITPELPHTATALAIDGDMIYIGTKQNGVLRLQRDD from the coding sequence ATGAGAGAGAGTGATGCTGCATTAATTCAACGGACTTTGGATGGAGACGAGGGAGCGTTTACAACGCTCGTCAACAAATACCAGAAATGGGTTCATACCCTTGTCTGGCGGAAGATAGGTGATTTCCATACCGCCGAAGAACTCACACAAGATATCTTCCTTAAGGTGTACAAAAAGTTATCGACACTGAAACCGCTCGATCGTTTTCCGGGGTGGCTCTATGTCATCACCACGCGGCACTGTATCACATGGCTCCGAAAGAAGCAGGTATCAACGACATCCCTGAATGCGATATCCACAACCGAATTAGAGGCATTATGTTATGCCCGATATGAGGCAGCACGTGGCGAGGAAGCATCTATTGAACACCAGCGCGAACTCGTCAAACGCCTCCTCCAAAAGCTTCCAGAGAGCGAACGCACCGTTGTAACCCTGTATTATCTCGCAGAAATGAAGAGTGAAGACATTAGCGCATTTTTGGGAGTATCACCGAACACGGTTCGGAGTCGGCTCCGCCGCGCTCGCAAGCGATTGAAAGCGCAAGAACACTTGCTCCACAATGTTTCAGGTGTATTCCAATTGCCGCCGACTTTAACCCAGGATGTCATGCGTGAAATCGCGCGCATCAAACCCACTTCGCCTTCCGTGAGTAAGCCATGGCTACCGTGGGGACTCTCATTCGCGTCAACGTTCTTGGTTATCCTGATGATGGGATTCGGTACACGGGCACTATCCCGTTTTCAACAACCCTACAACTTAGATGCAACATCGGAGATGACAATAGAACTCGTTGACGCACCTATTGTCTTTGAACTGGAACGTAAACCCGACGCGCTGACCCAATTCGGGAAGACTGATACACCGGGTAAAAACGGGGCATCTGGATTCCAAGCGGAATCCCTTCTCGTCGCAGCTGCACATGCCGAAGAGCCCGACCTTCCAGCAGCAAAACCTAAATGGATTCAGACAAAGGGACCGGGCGGCGTTTCAAGGGCTGGACTCTTTCTAACATCCGATCAGACCCTCTATGCTGTTGCCAAAACAGGACTTTATCGACTCACAGAAGGAGGAGATGCGTGGACGCTTATCAGCCCCAGTGGCCCAAATCGCGAGTTTGATCCGATTATGGCAGAACGCGATGGCAACCTCTACCTCCCTACTGTCAATGAACTCTTAGTCTCAATTGATAGTGGTAAAACATGGAATAGCCTCGGCGCGCGTCCCGAGGGTCGTGTAAGGGCATTAATTATCACAGATACAGCGATGTACCTCGTCCTCCGCACAGAGGTGTTTCGTTCTGAGGATGTCGGTAACCACTGGGAACCGATAGGAGCAGCCTTGCAAACTGATAAGGGTCCAGAGGACATCGATCCTAATTTCCGTATATGGGACGCGCTCGCTATTGATAACACCCTATTTGTCGGAACAAGTCAAGGACTGTTCCGGTTTACCAATGATTGGAAAAAATTGCCAGTGCCAACTTCGCACGGCATCAAATCGTTGGCAGTCGCTGAAGATAGACTCTACGTCGGAACAATCGCAAGTCCACCGCATGGTCCGCATGCCGCCGTTTTCTATTCAACCGACCTCGGCGATTTCTGGATTGATATTACGCCGAATACCCACGAACATCCAGTGAAAATAATAACCACTGTCGAAGTGGTTCCAGTCGGTGATTTGCTTGTGTTAAAAGGTTCCAGTGGTGTCTTAATCTCTGATGACGGTGGCGAGACATGGGTGGATCCTAAACCCGGACCCCATACGTTTGGCGCGTTTCCTATTGTCGCATTGGACGAAAACACGTTTTATGGCGCTGATTTTGATGGAATAAAACGCTCCACCGATGGCGGTGTCACCTGGCACCCGTTCATGACCGGAATGGTGAATTCACATGTGCCAAATCTGGTTGCACTCGAAAACGTTCTCTACGCACTAACATCTACAGAAATGCTCAAATCCGCAGATGGCGGTGAGACATGGGAATCCGTCGGCTTAAATACGAACGAAAAAACTTCCCTCGAAGGCACGCAAGCGAAAGTCGCAACAGCCAACGGCGTTCTCTATACAAGCAACAGTGAATTCAAGGGTGTTACGCTCTATCACCTCTCTGATGCCGGTGATGTCTTCCTACCCGTTGAAGCTGTCCCGGATTTTGAAGAAGACACCTTACACACGGAACGCTTCAAAAAAGTCATGGAAGCGGGTAAGAACAATGCCGATGTTGGTAAAGTGCAGGAACTGTTGACAGCCAACCAAGAGCGCGTCATTGAAGAGTGGAGAACAAATGGAACGTTTACAGTCGCTGACGATACCGTCTTCATGGAATACAGACATAAACTCTACAGATGGCGACGCGGCGAAACCACGTGGCACGACACAGGTTTAGAAGACATCAAAGGCATCTCACCGATTGAGGGAAAAGGGTTCACCCTTGCTGTTTCGGGAAACACCATCTATGCCGGGAAACGAGAAGGAAATCTCTTCCTGTCCCAAGACAGCGGAGACACTTGGCGCGATGTTACCGAAAACCTTGTGTTTCCGTTTGGATATTTCAAAGAAATACGCTTCGCAGGGTCAACTGTCTATGTCTCAACAGATATGGGAGTCATGCGTTCAAACGATGGCGAGGCATGGCACGTACTTACCGATGCTGATGGTAACAGACTTATCATGGACAGGATTGCAGTCGTTGGCGCGTCGGCTTACGGTGTGTGTGATAGTGGTGTCTATCAGGTAGATAACCCAAAAAACGCATGGAAACAGATTACTCCAGAACTACCCCACACAGCGACTGCTCTTGCTATTGATGGTGATATGATCTACATCGGCACAAAGCAAAACGGCGTACTCCGCTTGCAACGCGACGATTAA
- a CDS encoding sigma-70 family RNA polymerase sigma factor, which produces MMNTSDADLIQRILDGDQDAFTTIVNKYQKSVHALVWRKIGDFHIAEEITQDVFLKVYKRLSTLKRRDHFPGWLYVIATRRCIAWLRKKQLPTKSLDAMSTGQLEELCYTQYEVNRCEETAIEHRSELVKRLLQKLPESERTVVTLYYLAEMTGEEISMFLGVSPNTVRSRLLRARQRLKKEESMIQEVLSNFQLAPNLTENIIREIVRLKPTSPSASKPWIPWGLSFSATFLVILMMGFGTRVLSRFQQPYSLNATSEMTVELIDAPVVLELERKPDALIRFGRADIPGKDGRSEFQAEPLLIAAAQADETDLPTAKPQWVQTKGPGCVSRAGLFLASDQTLYAVAKTGLYRLTEESDAWTLVSASGPNREFNAAFNTVMAEYGDTLYLLTSNELLASTNAGKTWNSLGARPEGRVVTLIITDTAMYLVLSREVFRSEDVGRQWESIGQTLKIDNMPDPNSLIWDALAIDNTLFVGTSQGLFQFTDAWKKLSVPTSHGIKSLAVAGDRIYVGTTNVGQQPRAGRSLYAAVFYSTDLGDSWTDITPDTDKHLHKIIAAVEVVPVGGTLMLVGVGGVLVSYDRGETWMDPRRDRGVLGAFPVVAVDESNFYITNPSGITRSTNGGATWHPFMAGMVNSNVPNLITVKNVLYALTPTEMFKSADGGESWKSVGLNANGNVPLKRPGAKVATAGGVLYASNSELREGVTLFRLSDAGDVFQPVEGVPDFEEDTLHTEQMKKFMEAEKNNVDLDKVQEQWKVDRHRVMEEWRTNGMFTVTDDTVFMEYRRKLFRWRRGETAWHDTGLEDIEGVSPIYGKGFTLAVSGKTVYAGKREGDLFLSQDGGDTWSDVTENLVFPFGHFKEILFAGSTAYVSTDMGVMNSRDGETWYVLTDTDGNRRIMDRIAVDHTTAYGVCDSGVYQIDNQTNTWKQIATELPHTAISLAVDGNTFYIGTKQNGVLRFQRDSR; this is translated from the coding sequence ATGATGAATACCAGCGACGCTGACCTCATTCAACGTATATTAGACGGCGATCAAGATGCCTTCACCACGATCGTCAATAAATATCAAAAGTCGGTGCATGCCCTTGTTTGGCGGAAGATCGGTGATTTCCACATCGCCGAAGAAATCACGCAAGATGTCTTTCTGAAGGTTTACAAGCGACTCTCGACGCTGAAACGTCGGGATCATTTTCCGGGATGGCTCTATGTAATTGCCACGCGTCGTTGTATCGCATGGCTACGAAAAAAGCAACTCCCGACGAAATCTTTGGATGCCATGTCCACAGGGCAGTTAGAGGAGTTATGTTATACACAATATGAGGTGAACCGCTGCGAAGAAACAGCGATTGAACACCGGAGCGAACTCGTCAAACGCCTTCTGCAAAAACTTCCAGAGAGTGAACGTACCGTTGTAACGTTATATTATCTCGCAGAAATGACAGGTGAAGAGATTAGCATGTTCTTAGGCGTGTCGCCGAACACTGTGAGGAGTCGGCTTCTGCGCGCCCGGCAACGACTAAAAAAGGAGGAATCTATGATTCAGGAGGTCCTGAGCAATTTCCAACTCGCCCCAAATCTAACAGAGAACATCATACGTGAAATCGTCCGTCTCAAACCGACATCCCCTTCCGCGAGCAAACCTTGGATACCGTGGGGACTCTCTTTCTCTGCGACCTTTTTGGTTATCCTGATGATGGGATTCGGCACGCGCGTATTATCCCGTTTTCAGCAACCTTACAGTTTAAATGCGACATCCGAGATGACTGTGGAACTGATTGACGCGCCTGTTGTCCTTGAATTAGAACGTAAACCTGACGCACTCATCCGATTCGGAAGAGCCGATATACCCGGTAAAGACGGTAGGTCTGAATTCCAAGCGGAACCCTTGCTCATCGCAGCGGCGCAAGCAGACGAGACCGACCTGCCAACAGCAAAACCACAATGGGTTCAGACAAAGGGACCGGGATGTGTTTCACGGGCTGGACTCTTTCTCGCATCTGACCAGACTCTCTACGCTGTTGCGAAAACGGGGCTTTATCGACTCACAGAAGAATCGGACGCGTGGACGCTTGTCAGTGCCAGTGGTCCAAATCGAGAGTTCAATGCGGCTTTCAATACAGTTATGGCAGAATACGGGGACACCCTTTATCTCCTCACCTCCAATGAACTTTTAGCCTCAACTAATGCGGGTAAGACATGGAACAGCCTCGGCGCGCGCCCCGAAGGACGTGTGGTTACGTTGATTATCACAGATACGGCGATGTACCTCGTCCTCAGCAGAGAAGTATTTCGTTCTGAAGATGTCGGGCGCCAATGGGAGTCGATTGGACAAACCTTGAAAATTGATAACATGCCGGATCCCAATTCCCTTATATGGGATGCCCTCGCCATTGATAACACCCTATTTGTCGGAACAAGTCAAGGGCTTTTTCAGTTTACCGACGCATGGAAAAAATTGTCGGTGCCAACTTCGCACGGCATCAAATCGTTGGCAGTCGCAGGAGATAGAATCTATGTCGGAACAACTAATGTCGGTCAACAGCCCAGAGCAGGTAGGAGCCTATATGCCGCCGTTTTCTATTCGACGGACCTCGGTGATTCTTGGACAGATATTACACCGGATACCGACAAGCATTTACATAAAATAATAGCCGCTGTTGAGGTTGTTCCAGTCGGAGGGACCCTGATGTTAGTTGGTGTCGGCGGTGTACTCGTCTCTTATGACCGTGGCGAGACATGGATGGATCCGAGGCGCGACCGCGGGGTATTAGGCGCGTTTCCTGTTGTTGCAGTGGACGAAAGTAATTTTTATATAACCAATCCATCCGGAATAACACGCTCAACAAATGGCGGTGCCACATGGCACCCCTTTATGGCTGGAATGGTGAATTCCAATGTGCCAAATCTGATTACGGTCAAAAACGTTCTCTACGCGCTAACACCTACAGAAATGTTCAAATCCGCAGATGGTGGTGAGTCGTGGAAATCTGTCGGCTTGAATGCTAACGGGAATGTTCCACTGAAAAGACCAGGAGCGAAAGTTGCAACAGCCGGCGGCGTGCTCTATGCAAGCAACAGTGAACTTCGTGAGGGTGTCACACTTTTTCGCCTCTCTGATGCAGGTGATGTGTTCCAACCCGTTGAAGGTGTACCGGATTTTGAAGAAGACACCTTACACACAGAACAAATGAAAAAATTCATGGAAGCCGAAAAGAACAATGTTGACCTTGATAAAGTGCAGGAGCAGTGGAAAGTTGACCGGCACCGCGTCATGGAAGAGTGGCGGACAAATGGAATGTTTACCGTCACCGATGATACTGTCTTCATGGAGTACAGACGTAAACTTTTCAGATGGCGACGCGGTGAAACGGCATGGCACGACACAGGTTTGGAAGATATTGAAGGGGTGTCTCCTATTTACGGAAAAGGGTTTACCCTTGCTGTTTCAGGGAAAACAGTCTATGCAGGAAAACGGGAAGGAGATCTTTTTCTCTCCCAAGATGGTGGAGACACTTGGAGTGATGTCACCGAAAATCTTGTATTTCCGTTTGGACACTTCAAGGAGATACTGTTCGCTGGATCAACCGCCTATGTCTCAACCGATATGGGAGTTATGAATTCACGCGACGGCGAGACATGGTACGTACTCACCGATACTGATGGGAATAGACGCATCATGGACCGGATCGCAGTTGATCACACAACGGCTTACGGTGTGTGTGATAGCGGTGTCTATCAGATAGATAACCAGACGAACACATGGAAACAGATTGCTACAGAACTACCACACACAGCGATCTCCCTTGCAGTTGATGGCAATACGTTTTACATCGGCACAAAGCAAAACGGTGTCCTCCGCTTTCAGCGTGACAGTCGGTAA
- a CDS encoding sigma 54-interacting transcriptional regulator: MIHRTRNGKPRNKANVFILGDVSNDTVRNLEHLLEKDGYDPAIVAKDRAAQLANVESEAVLLVSENGNGHPIPQRIEDTREIKKAGTVQFKTSRKLSRSELQGNYAGIIGRSPRVIEILRQIDKVANTAAKVLICGETGTGKELIAQALHQNSDRSTNEMISLNCAAIPGPLLESELFGHERGSFTGARTQHIGKFERAHNNTLFLDEIGDMPLSLQVKLLRAVETGKIERLGGTKPIPVDIRIVAATHCNLAHAVENGTFRKDLYYRLNAVSISIPPLRERQEDIQVLAEHFIEKHGRSYARAVRKILPETLTCLQNYPWPGNVRELENVLIHALLFAEGNGILPTDLPEEILAFQKPRVSVPEEIHVPENQYAVTVPLGASLKAVEEAFIRDTLAWQGGNRTKTAEILGISIRTLQNRLKDYEISENGTSPA; the protein is encoded by the coding sequence ATGATTCACAGAACAAGAAATGGCAAACCCCGTAATAAAGCGAACGTTTTTATTCTGGGTGATGTGTCTAATGACACCGTGAGAAATTTGGAACACCTCCTTGAAAAAGACGGTTACGATCCTGCTATTGTGGCAAAGGACAGAGCTGCACAACTCGCTAATGTTGAGTCCGAGGCAGTCCTATTGGTTTCTGAGAACGGAAATGGTCACCCGATACCACAGCGGATAGAAGATACACGCGAGATTAAAAAAGCAGGAACTGTGCAATTTAAAACGTCTCGGAAGCTTTCAAGGAGTGAATTACAAGGAAATTACGCCGGTATTATTGGGAGAAGTCCACGAGTTATTGAAATTCTCAGACAAATTGATAAGGTTGCAAACACAGCAGCAAAAGTGCTTATTTGTGGTGAGACAGGGACAGGCAAAGAGTTGATAGCACAAGCCTTACACCAAAATAGTGACCGTTCAACGAACGAAATGATTTCTCTCAATTGTGCAGCCATTCCAGGGCCACTTCTGGAAAGTGAACTTTTTGGACATGAAAGAGGGTCGTTTACTGGTGCGAGAACACAACACATCGGCAAATTTGAAAGAGCACACAACAACACGCTATTCCTTGATGAAATCGGCGATATGCCGCTATCTCTGCAAGTCAAACTATTACGGGCAGTTGAGACGGGCAAGATTGAACGTCTCGGTGGCACAAAGCCAATTCCAGTGGACATCCGAATTGTAGCGGCTACACATTGTAACCTCGCACACGCAGTTGAAAATGGCACCTTTCGCAAGGACCTCTATTACCGATTAAATGCTGTTTCTATTTCTATACCCCCATTACGTGAACGGCAGGAAGATATCCAGGTCTTGGCAGAACACTTTATCGAGAAACATGGTAGAAGCTACGCGCGCGCCGTGCGTAAAATACTCCCCGAAACACTTACATGTCTCCAAAACTATCCATGGCCCGGCAATGTGCGAGAGTTGGAAAACGTCCTAATCCACGCGCTCCTTTTTGCTGAAGGCAATGGCATCTTACCGACGGACCTTCCCGAAGAAATTCTTGCATTCCAAAAGCCGCGTGTCAGCGTGCCAGAAGAAATTCACGTGCCCGAAAACCAATACGCAGTGACTGTTCCGCTTGGGGCGAGCCTTAAAGCCGTGGAAGAAGCCTTTATTCGCGATACTTTAGCATGGCAGGGCGGCAATCGAACGAAAACCGCGGAGATATTGGGTATAAGCATTCGGACCTTGCAAAATAGATTGAAAGACTATGAAATATCAGAAAATGGCACCTCTCCGGCATAG
- a CDS encoding sigma-70 family RNA polymerase sigma factor, giving the protein MKANDVDLIQRTLDGDQGAFTTLVNKYQKSVHALVWRKISDFHIAEEITQDVFLKVYKRLSTLKRPELFPGWLYVIATRDCVSWLRKKQLPTKSLDAMSTAELEEVCYAQYEANCGEETAIEHQRELVKRLLQKLPESERTVVTLYYLAEMKSEDISAFLGVSSNTIRSRLRRARERLEKEELMIQEVLGSFQIPTNLTENIMREIVKIKPISPSVSKPWLPWGLSFASTFLVLLMVGMGPRALSRFQQPYNLDATSEMTVELVDAPVVFELKRELDVRNRFGKSDAPGRGSGAGPKANAGLLAAAQVDTVERQETEPQWMPTRGPEGGGIKNLFVTSQKEVYAVGDTRLYRLADDNTGWTLINAALPFISHSTPMAEGKDTLYIATETNLLASTDRGVTLHFLGPRPRGRAIALLIPSRLRWSKDAQIEMYLVLADGVFRSTDAGGTWHAFNNGLVAPKIHAAVAIENALFLGTKHGLYRLNSGVWEKLSVAQAQSIDALAVAGDKIYISVPKQRDQKSGSLFASSDFGASWVDITPINLKLGMVPLTRRSPLTIGSGSVKLVAAGETLLGLGLGAGVLRSRDAGDTWEYLGIHKHALTLGIFPAVALDANTFFIGGNRPGRSTDGGNSWHLFAACIAEPHILDLALVNNVLYAVTNKGIAKSIDGGNQWTQLDTNLRLPRNKPLGALKLSNMTVVADSLYVRTNQGGSTNCLLHLPPDADTLMHIEGMPVYVDPSHGKWLEQTIRTTGTIDLNDTDLARYQLGIEEAVVRTTGEFAISENTFYIEYERKLYRWTRGNPEWHDTGMHDVPVFRDFYATDGFQFAVSGKVIYLGKSDGGLFQSLDGGDTWKDITPDFPFRLNKAESQYQLVKKIPHFREIFFVGNTVYVSTKDGTAMSNDGENWHTLTDPKYTPIAIRQLAVDDTTLYGVSQTGVYQLNNRTGIWESITSEVLGQVTSIVVARNVLYMGTEHRGLLSLPLYGL; this is encoded by the coding sequence ATGAAGGCAAATGATGTTGATCTCATTCAACGGACTTTAGACGGTGATCAAGGTGCATTTACCACGCTCGTTAACAAATACCAGAAATCGGTGCATGCCCTCGTCTGGCGAAAGATAAGTGATTTCCATATCGCTGAGGAAATCACACAAGATGTCTTTCTGAAAGTTTACAAGAGACTCTCCACGCTGAAACGTCCAGAACTTTTTCCGGGATGGCTCTATGTGATTGCCACACGGGACTGCGTTTCATGGCTGCGGAAAAAGCAGCTACCGACGAAATCTTTGGATGCCATGTCCACAGCCGAACTCGAAGAAGTCTGCTACGCGCAATATGAAGCGAACTGTGGTGAAGAAACAGCAATTGAACACCAGCGCGAACTCGTCAAACGTCTCCTCCAAAAGCTGCCGGAGAGCGAACGCACCGTTGTAACCCTGTATTATCTCGCAGAAATGAAGAGTGAAGACATTAGCGCATTTTTGGGAGTATCGTCAAACACAATTAGAAGTCGGCTCCGCCGTGCCCGCGAACGGTTGGAAAAGGAAGAACTCATGATTCAAGAGGTTCTCGGCAGTTTCCAAATACCCACCAATCTAACCGAGAACATCATGCGCGAAATTGTTAAGATCAAACCGATATCGCCTTCCGTAAGCAAGCCATGGCTACCGTGGGGACTCTCTTTCGCGTCAACGTTCTTGGTTCTCTTGATGGTCGGAATGGGCCCTCGTGCATTATCCCGTTTTCAGCAACCCTATAACTTGGACGCGACATCGGAGATGACGGTTGAGTTGGTTGACGCACCCGTTGTATTTGAACTAAAACGAGAACTGGATGTAAGAAATCGGTTTGGAAAGAGTGATGCGCCGGGGAGAGGCAGCGGTGCAGGTCCGAAAGCCAATGCCGGACTGTTGGCAGCAGCACAAGTAGATACCGTAGAGAGACAGGAGACAGAACCGCAATGGATGCCAACAAGAGGGCCAGAGGGTGGCGGTATCAAGAACCTATTTGTCACATCGCAAAAAGAGGTCTATGCTGTTGGAGACACCCGACTCTACCGATTAGCAGATGACAACACTGGATGGACACTCATTAACGCCGCACTGCCCTTTATATCTCATAGTACGCCGATGGCAGAGGGGAAGGATACCCTCTATATTGCCACGGAAACTAATTTACTCGCGTCAACAGATCGGGGTGTGACGTTGCATTTCCTCGGTCCACGGCCACGCGGACGCGCCATCGCCCTGCTTATCCCCAGCAGACTACGCTGGTCGAAGGATGCACAGATTGAAATGTACCTCGTCCTCGCAGACGGCGTGTTTCGTTCAACAGATGCTGGCGGCACATGGCACGCGTTTAACAATGGTTTGGTAGCACCGAAGATACACGCTGCAGTTGCCATTGAAAATGCCCTCTTTTTGGGAACAAAACACGGACTCTACCGACTCAACTCAGGCGTATGGGAGAAATTATCCGTTGCACAAGCACAATCTATTGACGCATTGGCAGTCGCTGGCGACAAAATTTACATCAGTGTCCCAAAGCAGAGAGATCAGAAATCCGGTTCCCTCTTTGCCTCAAGTGATTTCGGAGCGTCCTGGGTTGACATAACCCCCATAAATCTAAAATTAGGAATGGTACCACTGACAAGAAGGTCACCACTGACAATTGGATCAGGATCTGTAAAACTTGTGGCGGCAGGTGAAACCCTCTTAGGACTTGGACTGGGTGCTGGCGTTTTACGTTCAAGAGATGCTGGCGACACATGGGAATACCTCGGTATTCATAAACACGCGCTCACACTCGGCATTTTCCCCGCGGTCGCTTTAGATGCGAATACTTTTTTTATTGGAGGGAATAGACCTGGACGTTCAACAGATGGTGGCAATAGTTGGCATCTGTTCGCAGCATGTATAGCAGAACCTCACATTCTTGATCTCGCACTGGTTAACAACGTGCTCTACGCTGTAACCAATAAAGGTATCGCTAAATCCATTGACGGCGGGAATCAATGGACACAACTCGACACAAATCTACGACTCCCGAGAAATAAACCGCTTGGCGCGCTAAAGTTGTCAAATATGACAGTCGTGGCGGATTCACTTTATGTCAGAACGAATCAGGGTGGAAGTACAAACTGTTTGCTCCATTTACCTCCGGATGCCGATACACTGATGCATATTGAAGGAATGCCGGTTTACGTAGATCCAAGCCACGGCAAATGGTTGGAACAGACAATCAGGACAACTGGCACTATTGACCTGAATGATACAGATCTCGCTCGCTATCAACTCGGCATTGAGGAAGCCGTTGTGAGAACGACGGGTGAGTTCGCTATCAGCGAAAACACGTTCTACATTGAATACGAACGGAAACTCTACCGATGGACCCGTGGAAATCCAGAATGGCACGACACCGGTATGCACGACGTACCCGTATTCAGGGACTTCTATGCGACTGACGGTTTCCAATTCGCTGTCTCAGGAAAGGTCATCTATCTCGGAAAAAGTGACGGCGGTCTTTTCCAATCCTTGGATGGTGGGGACACTTGGAAAGATATTACCCCAGATTTCCCCTTCCGCCTTAATAAAGCGGAATCGCAGTACCAACTCGTAAAGAAAATACCGCACTTCAGAGAGATATTCTTTGTGGGTAACACGGTATACGTTTCAACAAAAGACGGCACTGCTATGTCGAACGATGGCGAAAACTGGCACACACTCACCGATCCAAAATATACACCGATTGCCATACGCCAATTAGCAGTCGATGACACAACCCTGTACGGTGTTTCCCAAACAGGTGTTTATCAATTGAATAATAGGACAGGCATCTGGGAGTCAATTACTTCAGAAGTCCTTGGACAGGTAACTTCCATTGTTGTTGCGAGGAATGTTCTCTATATGGGCACAGAACACCGCGGGCTTTTAAGCTTGCCGCTGTATGGACTCTAA